TTGTAGTGGTCGGTGTACAGGTCCGCTTCGCTGCCGATGTCGAAGGAGACGTGGAAATCACCGGGGACGTCCGGGATACGGTCGGCGATGTAAGGACCGGCGGACTTGACCGCGACGGTCGCCGCGGCGAGGATCGCCAGGATGCCCACGACGATGCCCACTACCAGCGGCCAGGAACTCTTCTTGGGTGCCTGGGCAGCCTGCTCATTGGCCATGTCGGATAGGGGGTGGGCGGCGGTGTCGGGCATATCCGGCGTCGGTTGGAGCGTGGGATCCAGGGAGATGAACCGGGAGAGGTCCACGGGCTTATCCAGCGTGTCTTCCGGGCTGGTGTAGCCGGGGATGAGACCAGCCGGAGGCTTCGGCGTCATGCTGTGCAGCCCCCACCAGGCGAGAATCAGCAGCGTCGGGCCGATGAGGAACGACAGGTCCACGTGGTAGCTCACGTAATCCCACCCCATCCGGGAGAACGCGAAGGGCACGCTGACCACCACCGCGGGAGGCATGAGGAAGAAAAGGACGATGAGCAGAATCCAGCCGGTGGAGCGTTCGTTGCGCACGGGAGACTGGAGGCGGTCGAGGTCTTCTCGCCGGCGCACGATGCTACCCAGCGGGGTGACTGTGGTGCCCAGTCGTGGGGTGAGTAGCCAGGCCAGCAGGTAGGCCAAGATACCGCCACCGAGCAACAGCGCGGTTAACACGAAGCCGATGCGCAGGACGAGGGGATCGATCTGGTAGCGCACGCCCATGCCTTCGCAGACACCGGCGACGTGGGCATTGCCACCCTGGTCGCTGGGGATGCGCGGCGCGCGGGTGCGCCACATGGTGCTCAACGTGGAGGGTGCCGCGTTCGGAGAGGTACCGGGGGCAGGTGATGATGTGCTCATGACTGTGAGTTAACGCGACGACGGAGGCGATAACCATCCGGATTTTCCAGGATTTTATGAAATCGGGGTAGTCCCTGATGCACCCCGACAGCCCCCCGTGCAACGATGACTGCCATGAACACCCCCTACTACGTTGCGCCGGGGCCCGCCTACCCGACGTTCGTCCGCCCGCGGTCGCCGCGAGTGATAGCGGGAGTGGCGTCGGGCCTGGCCTTGCAGGTGCGCGTTGACGTCACGTACGTGCGGATCGCGCTGGTCCTGGCGTCGGGGCTGTTCGGCTTCGGGGTGATGGCTTACCTGTCCCTCTGGGCGTTTAGTGCCAATGGGCCCTCGGAGCCCGACGCGCGGGAGGCGTTGCGGGCCAGGGTGCCGAATCACCTCGATCTTCGCTGGGAGTGGGTCGTCAACGCCGCCCTGGTCCTTGCTGTTGCGGTGCTCATCGGGACCATGGGAGCGACGAATGGGCTCACCCTGGCCCCTAGGGTG
Above is a genomic segment from Corynebacterium uterequi containing:
- a CDS encoding PspC domain-containing protein, with the translated sequence MSTSSPAPGTSPNAAPSTLSTMWRTRAPRIPSDQGGNAHVAGVCEGMGVRYQIDPLVLRIGFVLTALLLGGGILAYLLAWLLTPRLGTTVTPLGSIVRRREDLDRLQSPVRNERSTGWILLIVLFFLMPPAVVVSVPFAFSRMGWDYVSYHVDLSFLIGPTLLILAWWGLHSMTPKPPAGLIPGYTSPEDTLDKPVDLSRFISLDPTLQPTPDMPDTAAHPLSDMANEQAAQAPKKSSWPLVVGIVVGILAILAAATVAVKSAGPYIADRIPDVPGDFHVSFDIGSEADLYTDHYNSNAGELSLDFSDMAPLDRSRTVTVEVTNHPVRIHLPEELPVEVTCTPEEVHGCRSASYNDDASGYSLTVDVVRTDSTEPVVITHDDDPGVAA